A genomic segment from Corylus avellana chromosome ca5, CavTom2PMs-1.0 encodes:
- the LOC132181697 gene encoding G-type lectin S-receptor-like serine/threonine-protein kinase At4g03230, which yields METFEDQKLSVSLDWEMRFNIILGIARGLVYLHHDSRLRIIHRDLKTSNILLDKEMNPKISDFGLARMIEGKETEANTTRVVGTHGYMSPEYVLHGLFSVKSDVFSFGVVLLEIISGKKNTGFYQSKLATSLIAYAWRLWVENHVLDLMDSALHEVCNANQFVKCVNVGLLCVQEDPNDRPTMSNVFTMLDSEAATIPTPKQPAFVPWRGHPIKASSSSEPELTSSLGGR from the exons ATGGAAACCTTTGAAGATCAAAAGCTAAGCGTGTCTTTGGACTGGGAGATGCGTTTCAACATTATTTTAGGAATAGCTCGTGGGCttgtttatcttcatcatgactCCAGATTAAGGATCATCCATAGAGATCTGAAAACCAGTAACATTCTTTTAGACAAGGAGATGAACCCCAAAATATCCGACTTTGGCTTGGCAAGGATGATTGAAGGCAAAGAGACCGAGGCTAACACAACTAGAGTAGTTGGAACTCA tGGCTATATGTCTCCGGAGTATGTTTTACATGGACTTTTTTCAGTTAAATCCgatgtttttagttttggtgTAGTTCTACTAGAGATAATAAGTGGAAAAAAGAATACTGGATTCTATCAATCAAAACTTGCTACGAGCCTTATAGCTTAT GCATGGAGATTGTGGGTAGAAAACCATGTGTTGGATTTAATGGACTCAGCTCTGCATGAAGTTTGCAATGCAAATCAGTTTGTGAAGTGTGTAAATGTTGGACTCTTATGCGTACAAGAAGACCCAAATGATCGTCCCACGATGTCAAACGTTTTTACCATGCTCGATAGTGAAGCTGCAACAATTCCAACTCCAAAACAGCCAGCATTTGTTCCATGGAGAGGCCATCCTATCAAAGCTAGTTCTTCTAGTGAACCGGAATTAACCAGCAGTTTAGGAGGAAGATAA
- the LOC132180761 gene encoding G-type lectin S-receptor-like serine/threonine-protein kinase At4g03230, translating into MPREIEMLLFNWTDLRNFSYERLVMNNTGELQYYQSWGVDVGNWSLIWRKPEEQKYCSIYNSCGNFGSCNINNKVVCKCLPGFQPNFPIEWGSGDFSSGCKRSWNSSDEGDMFLSLKKMRVSVQDHFFVVDNDTTCRRKCLENKKCQAYSRPYGLCRIWTSDLSDLQEEYTNGVDLFVRVGKSEIGSTPRNCEPCGTNLIPYPLSTKTNCGDPKYFNFYCNNFTGQVIFKTPNATYRVTSIDPGTRKFVIQIKNAGNDRNSTGILQLKKSLDSLPFNATIDSGNYSSKVKDEIEISWKPPLEPSCNSSNDCKDWPNSICNVARDHGEKRCHCTRNFQWDGSNLNCTKEGARKMSLTLFVMIPLIVVFIASATVCIYMRRRKMANRQDNRGSIALYLYDTEKRVKDLMDSTEFKEEDKKGIDVPFFDLASILAATDNFSEANKLGQGGFGPVYKGKFLGGHLIAIKRLSRGSGQGLEEFKNEVLLIAKLQHRNLVRLLGYCIDRDEKMLLYEYMPNKSLDSFLFDRTQCVLLNWEIRFNIILGIARGLLYLHQDSRLRIIHRDLKTSNVLLDEEMNPKISDFGLARIFGGKQIEGTTTRVVGTYGYMSPEYALDGFFSFKSDAFSFGVIVLEVISGKRNTGFFQSKKTLGLLGYAWKLWKENRALDLMDQTLRESCNTSEFLRCVNVGLLCVQEDPSDRPTMSNVVFMLGSEAATLPTPKQPAFVVRRSLSSTASSSSKAETINELTATIEEGR; encoded by the exons ATGCCCAGAGAGATAGAAATGTTGTTATTTAATTGGACAGATTTAAGGAATTTTAGTTACGAAAGGTTAGTGATGAATAATACGGGGGAATTACAATACTATCAGAGCTGGGGTGTGGACGTGGGAAATTGGTCTTTGATTTGGAGAAAGCCGgaagaacaaaaatattgtAGCATTTACAATTCTTGTGGGAATTTCGGCAGCTGCAATATTAACAATAAGGTGGTATGCAAATGTTTGCCCGGGTTCCAGCCTAATTTTCCAATAGAATGGGGTTCTGGAGATTTTTCGAGCGGGTGCAAAAGAAGTTGGAATTCATCTGACGAGGGAGACATGTTCTTGAGCTTAAAGAAGATGAGAGTGAGCGTCCAAGACCATTTTTTTGTGGTTGACAATGATACAACATGCAGAAGGAAGTGCCTTGAAAACAAGAAGTGCCAGGCTTATTCAAGACCGTACGGATTATGCAGAATTTGGACTTCGGATCTAAGTGATCTTCAAGAGGAGTACACAAACGGTGTTGACCTCTTTGTCCGCGTTGGGAAATCTGAAATAG GATCAACTCCAAGGAATTGTGAGCCTTGCGGCACAAACTTGATCCCCTATCCGCTCAGCACTAAAACAAATTGTGGTGACCCCAAGTACTTCAATTTCTACTGCAACAATTTCACTGGCCAGGTTATCTTCAAGACACCCAATGCCACCTACCGAGTCACAAGTATCGATCCAGGTACACGGAAATTTGTCATCCAAATCAAAAATGCAGGAAATGATAGAAATTCGACAGGAATTCTGCAGCTCAAAAAGTCATTAGACTCATTACCATTTAATGCGACTATTGATTCTGGCAACTATAGTTCTAAAGTTAAAGATGAAATAGAGATTAGTTGGAAGCCCCCGCTGGAGCCAAGCTGTAATTCATCCAACGACTGCAAGGACTGGCCAAATTCAATTTGCAATGTAGCAAGAGATCATGGAGAGAAGAGATGTCATTGCACTCGAAACTTCCAATGGGATGGCTCAAATTTAAATTGTACTAAAG aaGGTGCTCGAAAGATGTCATTGACTCTATTTGTCATGATACCTTTGATAGTAGTGTTTATCGCAAGTGCAactgtttgtatatatatgcgGAGAAGAAAGATGGCCAATAGACAAG ATAACAGGGGAAGTATCGCATTGTATTTGTACGACACTGAGAAACGTGTCAAAGATTTGATGGATTCAACGGAGTTCAAAGAAGAGGATAAGAAAGGCATAGATGTAccattttttgatttggcaagCATACTAGCTGCTACTGATAACTTCTCAGAGGCAAATAAGCTTGGACAAGGGGGGTTTGGGCCTGTTTACAAG GGTAAGTTTCTAGGAGGACACCTGATTGCTATAAAGAGGCTGTCAAGAGGTTCAGGACAAGGCTTAGAAGAATTTAAGAATGAGGTTTTGTTGATTGCCAAACTTCAACATAGGAATCTTGTTAGACTTTTGGGCTATTGCATTGATAGAGATGAAAAGATGTTACTCTATGAATATATGCCCAACAAAAGCTTAGACTCTTTCTTATTTG ATCGAACACAATGTGTGTTATTGAACTGGGAGATACGCTTTAACATCATTTTGGGAATTGCTCGAGGGCTGCTTTATCTTCACCAAGATTCTAGGCTGAGAATCATTCATAGAGATCTGAAAACAAGTAACGTTCTGTTGGATGAGGAGATGAATCCTAAGATTTCTGACTTTGGCTTGGCAAGGATCTTTGGAGGCAAACAAATTGAGGGAACCACTACCAGGGTAGTTGGGACTTA CGGCTACATGTCTCCAGAATATGCATTGGATGGGTTTTTCTCATTTAAGTCTGATGCCTTCAGCTTTGGTGTTATTGTACTTGAAGTTATCAGTGGAAAAAGAAACACAGGATTTTTCCAGTCAAAAAAGACTTTGGGTCTTCTAGGCTAT GCATGGAAATTGTGGAAGGAAAACAGAGCATTGGATTTAATGGACCAGACGTTACGTGAAAGTTGCAACACAAGTGAATTTTTGAGGTGTGTTAATGTTGGGCTCTTATGTGTACAAGAAGACCCCAGTGATCGTCCCACTATGTCAAATGTTGTTTTCATGCTCGGGAGTGAAGCTGCGACTCTCCCAACTCCTAAACAACCAGCCTTTGTTGTGAGGAGATCTCTTTCTAGCACAGCTTCTTCTTCTAGCAAAGCAGAAACAATTAATGAATTAACAGCTACCATTGAAGAAGGTCGATGA
- the LOC132180768 gene encoding G-type lectin S-receptor-like serine/threonine-protein kinase At4g03230, whose protein sequence is MKSSSYCSGNQMMVTVNDMLIKILCLFLFCFPFLCSARDTITWNSSISDFQGETLVSAGGRFVLGFFTPNGSLYMRRYVGIWYLNSTTFVWVANRDKPLGNFNGVFAIAGDGNAKVLDRNNKSYWSTGRLRNSSYTHRILKLQDSGNLVLTEEGPSNNTVIWQSFDDPTDTFLPGMKMDTNMVLTSWKSSDDPGLGHFTFQQDQDEPNQYIIRREGSILYWASTVSGDFIDSNTHDILAAIFSEVFTYEYRDMRLVMDHLGKIQYFIRVNVKTESWILSWFEPRHRCSVYNACGNFGSCNSRTRKLCKCLPGFEPKSSNKWNSGDFSDGCKRVSISPICGENGRRDRFLSLKMMKVGKAKDLFHVRNETDCANDCLRDCSCQAYSYDENVLQRSDKQGKCRIWGDLDNLSENYTGGRDLFLRVAASGIVSVSPGPDEGTSEKKKKNKPSYLIFLGTIATIIVILCIICSVFFLKRRRMANRQDNRGSNQGRIALQLYDTERHIKDFIDSVEFREEDKKGIDVPFFDLASILAATDNFSEANKLGQGGFGPVYKGKFPGGQLIAIKRLSRGSRQGLEEFKNEVLLIAKLQHRNLVRLLGYCIDRDEKMLLYEYMPNKSLDSFLFDRTLCVLLNWEIRLKIILETARGLLYLHQDSRLRIIHRDLKTSNVLLDEEMNPKISDFGLARIFGGKQTEGSTTRVVGTYGYMSPEYALDGFFSVKSDAFSFGVVVLEVISGKRNTGFFHSEQALISLLGYTWKLWKEDKALDLMDQTLGESCNTNEFLRCVNVGLLCVQEDPSDRPTMSNAVFMLGSETATLPTPKQPAFVVRRSLSSSKPESLNELTASIEEGR, encoded by the exons ATGAAGTCTTCGAGCTATTGTAGTGGCAACCAAATGATGGTTACTGTAAACGACATGCTGATTAAAATCCTCTGCTTGTTCTTGttctgttttccttttctctgcTCTGCAAGAGATACTATAACATGGAACAGCTCCATTAGTGACTTCCAAGGAGAAACACTTGTTTCTGCTGGAGGAAGATTCGTGCTCGGATTCTTTACTCCAAATGGAAGCTTATATATGAGAAGATACGTTGGGATATGGTACTTGAATTCAACAACTTTTGTATGGGTTGCTAATCGCGACAAGCCACTCGGCAATTTCAATGGAGTTTTTGCAATTGCAGGAGATGGCAACGCCAAGGTCTTAGATAGAAATAACAAGAGTTACTGGTCGACCGGACGATTAAGAAATTCGTCATATACCCACAGGATATTGAAGCTCCAGGATTCTGGGAACCTGGTTCTAACGGAAGAAGGTCCAAGTAACAATACAGTGATCTGGCAAAGCTTTGATGATCCAACTGACACATTTCTTCCCGGAATGAAGATGGATACAAACATGGTGTTGACTTCGTGGAAAAGTAGTGACGATCCGGGACTGGGGCATTTCACGTTCCAGCAAGATCAAGATGAACCAAACCAATATATAATCCGGAGAGAAGGGTCAATCTTGTACTGGGCAAGCACGGTCTCGGGTGATTTCATCGACTCCAATACGCATGACATACTCGCTGCGATATTTTCAGAAGTTTTCACTTATGAATATCGGGATATGAGGCTGGTTATGGATCACTTGGGGAAGATACAGTACTTTATCCGGGTAAACGTCAAGACAGAGTCGTGGATTTTGTCTTGGTTCGAGCCAAGACACAGATGCAGTGTGTACAATGCTTGTGGAAATTTTGGTAGCTGCAATAGTAGGACTAGGAAGCTGTGCAAGTGTCTTCCTGGGTTTGAGCCAAAATCTTCAAACAAATGGAATTCAGGGGATTTTTCTGATGGGTGCAAAAGGGTTTCAATTTCACCCATATGTGGTGAGAATGGTAGAAGAGACAGGTTCCTGAGCCTGAAGATGATGAAAGTGGGAAAGGCGAAGGATTTATTTCACGTTCGTAATGAAACAGATTGTGCAAATGACTGCCTTCGCGACTGCAGCTGTCAAGCTTATTCATACGATGAAAACGTACTACAGAGATCTGATAAACAAGGTAAATGCCGCATTTGGGGGGATCTTGATAATCTCTCGGAGAATTACACAGGTGGCCGTGACCTCTTTCTCCGGGTGGCAGCTTCTGGTATAG TCTCTGTTTCCCCTGGGCCTGATGAAGGGACttcagagaagaagaagaagaataagccATCATATCTTATTTTCCTGGGGACTATTGCAACTATAATTGTCATCTTATGCATAATTTGTTCCGTATTCTTTCTGAAAAGAAGACGAATGGCCAATAGACAAG ATAACAGGGGAAGTAATCAGGGAAGGATCGCATTGCAGTTGTACGACACTGAGAGACATATCAAAGATTTTATAGACTCAGTTGAGTTCagagaagaagataaaaaaggCATAGATGTAccattttttgatttggcaagCATACTAGCTGCTACCGACAACTTCTCCGAGGCAAATAAGCTTGGACAAGGAGGGTTTGGGCCTGTTTACAAG GGTAAGTTTCCAGGAGGACAACTGATTGCTATAAAGAGGCTGTCAAGGGGTTCACGACAAGGCTTAGAAGAATTTAAGAATGAGGTTTTGTTGATTGCCAAACTTCAGCATAGGAATCTTGTTAGACTTTTGGGATACTGCATTGATAGAGATGAAAAGATGTTACTCTATGAATATATGCCCAACAAAAGCTTAGACTCCTTCTTATTTG ATCGAACACTATGTGTGTTATTGAACTGGGAGATACGCCTTAAAATCATTTTAGAAACCGCTCGAGGGCTACTTTACCTTCATCAAGATTCTAGATTGAGAATCATTCATAGAGATTTGAAAACAAGCAAC GTTCTGTTGGATGAGGAGATGAACCCCAAGATTTCTGACTTCGGCTTGGCAAGGATATTTGGAGGTAAACAAACCGAGGGAAGCACGACCAGGGTAGTTGGGACATA TGGCTACATGTCTCCTGAATATGCATTAGATGGGTTTTTCTCGGTCAAATCTGATGCCTTCAGCTTTGGTGTAGTTGTACTTGAGGTTATCAGTGGGAAAAGGAACACAGGATTTTTCCACTCAGAACAAGCTTTGATCAGTCTTCTAGGCTAT ACATGGAAATTGTGGAAAGAAGACAAGGCATTGGATTTAATGGACCAGACATTAGGTGAAAGTTGCAACACAAATGAGTTTTTGAGGTGTGTTAATGTTGGGCTCTTATGTGTACAAGAAGACCCCAGTGATCGTCCCACTATGTCGAATGCTGTTTTCATGCTTGGGAGTGAAACTGCAACTCTCCCGACTCCTAAACAACCAGCCTTTGTTGTAAGGAGATCCCTTTCTTCTAGTAAACCAGAAAGCTTAAATGAATTAACAGCTTCCATAGAAGAAGGTCGATGA